A single window of Enterobacteriaceae bacterium ESL0689 DNA harbors:
- the ribD gene encoding bifunctional diaminohydroxyphosphoribosylaminopyrimidine deaminase/5-amino-6-(5-phosphoribosylamino)uracil reductase RibD, with the protein MHDEIYMARALKLAARGRFTTHPNPNVGCVIVKDNEIVGEGFHYRAGEDHAEVHALRMAGEKAKGATAYVTLEPCSHYGRTPPCCEALIAAGITRVVAAMQDPNPQVAGRGLYRLQQAGVAVSHGLMMAEVEALNKGFLKRMRTGFPYLQLKMAMSLDGRTAMASGESQWITAVAARHDVQRLRAQSHAILTSSATVLADDPALTVRWQALGTEIQAHYPQQNVRQPWRIVIDSHNRVTPQHRIVHQPGNTLFVRKDPDLRQWPQNVETLFLAEHNGHLDLLSLMIQLGKRQINSIWVEAGPTLAGALLQAGLVDELVLYIAPKLLGSDARGLCLLPGLERLADAPQFEFSEIRQVGSDLCLHLTPSDGLG; encoded by the coding sequence ATGCATGACGAAATCTATATGGCGCGAGCGCTCAAACTGGCGGCTCGTGGTCGTTTTACTACCCATCCTAATCCTAACGTCGGCTGTGTGATCGTCAAAGATAACGAAATTGTCGGTGAAGGTTTTCATTATCGCGCTGGTGAGGATCATGCTGAAGTACATGCATTACGCATGGCGGGTGAAAAGGCAAAAGGCGCTACCGCCTACGTCACCCTGGAGCCCTGCAGCCATTATGGTCGTACTCCGCCCTGTTGCGAAGCGCTGATCGCCGCGGGCATTACCCGCGTGGTAGCGGCGATGCAGGATCCGAATCCACAAGTCGCCGGACGCGGGCTCTATCGTTTGCAACAAGCGGGTGTCGCGGTCAGTCATGGTCTGATGATGGCCGAAGTGGAAGCGCTGAATAAGGGCTTTCTGAAGCGTATGCGCACAGGCTTTCCTTATCTGCAGCTGAAAATGGCGATGTCGCTCGATGGCCGTACCGCGATGGCCAGCGGTGAAAGTCAGTGGATTACCGCAGTCGCGGCACGCCATGATGTCCAGCGCCTGAGGGCGCAAAGTCATGCCATTCTGACCAGTAGCGCGACCGTGCTGGCCGATGATCCGGCATTGACCGTTCGCTGGCAGGCGCTGGGGACAGAGATACAGGCGCACTATCCGCAACAAAATGTGCGCCAGCCATGGCGTATCGTGATCGACAGTCACAATCGTGTGACGCCCCAGCATCGCATTGTGCATCAGCCTGGCAACACACTATTTGTCCGTAAAGATCCTGATTTACGACAATGGCCGCAAAATGTCGAAACACTTTTTCTGGCGGAACATAACGGTCATCTCGATCTGTTGTCATTAATGATCCAGCTGGGGAAACGCCAGATTAACAGCATCTGGGTAGAGGCAGGCCCGACGCTGGCAGGCGCCCTGTTACAGGCCGGGCTGGTCGATGAGCTGGTTCTCTATATTGCGCCTAAACTATTGGGCAGTGATGCGCGTGGTTTGTGTCTCTTACCGGGACTTGAGCGGCTGGCGGATGCGCCACAATTTGAATTCAGCGAGATACGTCAGGTCGGGTCGGATCTTTGCCTGCATTTAACCCCGTCTGACGGCCTGGGTTGA
- the ribE gene encoding 6,7-dimethyl-8-ribityllumazine synthase: MKIIEANVATPDARIAITIARFNAFINDSLLEGAVDALKRIGQVKDENITVVWVPGAYELPLAAGALAKTGRYDAIVALGTVIRGGTAHFEYVAGGASSGLAQIAQQSEIPVAFGVLTTESIEQAIERAGTKAGNKGAEAALTALEMINVLTAIKA; this comes from the coding sequence ATGAAGATTATTGAAGCTAATGTGGCGACTCCGGATGCGCGTATCGCGATTACCATTGCGCGTTTTAACGCTTTTATCAATGACAGTCTGCTGGAAGGCGCTGTTGATGCGTTAAAGCGGATTGGCCAGGTAAAGGATGAGAATATTACGGTGGTGTGGGTTCCTGGTGCCTATGAGCTGCCACTGGCCGCTGGCGCACTGGCGAAAACTGGTCGATATGACGCTATTGTTGCCCTCGGAACGGTGATCCGTGGTGGCACGGCTCACTTTGAGTATGTCGCGGGGGGAGCCAGTAGCGGGCTGGCGCAAATTGCTCAGCAGAGCGAGATCCCGGTTGCTTTTGGTGTATTGACCACCGAAAGCATTGAACAGGCCATCGAACGCGCCGGGACGAAAGCCGGTAATAAAGGGGCCGAAGCGGCCTTAACCGCGCTGGAAATGATTAACGTATTAACAGCTATCAAGGCTTAA
- the nusB gene encoding transcription antitermination factor NusB has translation MKPAARRRARECAVQALYSWQLSSNDIADIESQFLAEQDMKDVDVQYFRELLAGVVMNSAHLDDLMKPYLSRQLDGLGPVEKAILRVALFELEKRSDVPYKVAINEAIELAKTFAAEESHKFVNGVLDKAAPVIRPHKK, from the coding sequence GTGAAACCTGCTGCTCGTCGTCGCGCTCGTGAATGCGCTGTCCAGGCGCTTTACTCCTGGCAGTTATCCAGCAACGATATCGCTGATATCGAATCTCAGTTCCTGGCGGAACAGGATATGAAAGATGTCGATGTGCAATATTTCCGCGAGCTGCTGGCCGGTGTGGTCATGAACAGTGCTCATCTTGATGATTTGATGAAGCCCTATCTGTCGCGCCAGCTTGATGGGCTGGGGCCGGTGGAGAAAGCAATACTGCGCGTGGCGTTGTTCGAACTGGAAAAACGTAGCGATGTTCCCTATAAAGTGGCGATCAACGAAGCGATTGAGCTGGCAAAAACTTTTGCCGCTGAAGAGAGCCATAAATTTGTCAACGGTGTCCTCGATAAAGCGGCTCCCGTTATTCGCCCGCATAAAAAATAG
- the thiL gene encoding thiamine-phosphate kinase, whose protein sequence is MSCGEFSLIARYFDRVKNRRPDVETGIGDDCALLNIAERKTLAISTDTLVEGHHFLPDIDPADLACKALAVNLSDLAAMGAEPAWLTLALTLPQVDEAWLAAFSDSLFSQLDYYDMQLIGGDTTRGPLAMTLGVHGFVPQGRALKRSGAKSGDWIYVTGTPGDSAAGLAILQNRLVVNQPEDARYLLQRHLRPEPRVLQGQALRDLASAAIDISDGLLADLRHILDASGCGARINLDALPLSTALRHHVPAQQALHWALSGGEDYELCFTVAELNRGALDVAMAHSGISFTCIGQVSPEAGKVLLLQAGKPVDLDFPGYDHFALRGE, encoded by the coding sequence ATGTCATGCGGCGAATTTTCCCTGATTGCCCGTTATTTTGATCGTGTCAAAAACCGACGCCCTGATGTCGAAACCGGTATTGGCGATGATTGCGCTCTCCTCAATATCGCGGAGCGAAAAACGCTGGCTATCAGCACCGATACCCTGGTCGAGGGTCATCATTTTTTACCGGATATCGATCCTGCGGATCTGGCCTGTAAAGCGCTGGCGGTGAATCTTAGCGACCTTGCCGCAATGGGCGCTGAACCGGCATGGCTGACACTGGCATTGACATTGCCACAAGTGGATGAAGCCTGGCTGGCGGCATTCAGCGATAGTCTGTTTTCTCAGCTTGATTATTATGACATGCAGCTGATTGGCGGTGATACCACCCGTGGCCCGCTGGCGATGACGCTGGGGGTCCATGGCTTTGTACCACAAGGACGAGCGCTAAAACGCAGCGGTGCGAAATCGGGAGACTGGATTTATGTCACCGGTACACCGGGCGATAGCGCCGCAGGACTGGCGATTTTACAAAACAGATTAGTGGTGAATCAGCCAGAGGATGCCCGCTATTTGTTGCAGCGTCATCTGCGTCCTGAGCCGCGGGTGCTGCAAGGCCAGGCGTTGCGTGATCTGGCCAGTGCCGCGATTGATATTTCTGATGGTTTGCTGGCGGATCTGCGCCATATCCTGGATGCCAGTGGTTGCGGTGCGCGGATCAATCTTGACGCGCTGCCGCTATCGACCGCGCTGCGCCATCATGTGCCAGCACAACAGGCACTGCACTGGGCATTATCGGGGGGTGAAGATTACGAGCTGTGCTTTACGGTTGCGGAACTCAACCGTGGCGCGCTGGATGTGGCGATGGCGCATTCGGGCATCAGCTTTACCTGTATCGGACAGGTCAGCCCTGAAGCAGGAAAGGTACTGCTGTTACAGGCAGGCAAGCCGGTTGATCTCGATTTTCCGGGCTATGATCATTTTGCGCTACGCGGGGAATAA